From Micromonospora echinospora, one genomic window encodes:
- a CDS encoding C40 family peptidase → MNYRTYSRTQAALVTLAAFALMTGAGFVTYLVARPSTDRIVLSLGAAAVPQSVVRADTGYSYRRLSAPDRTQIVDASGQVLATMTDGARTVHLHGPERTFAEPRFTKAKVHTDLWVRLAPKEWYAGAEQDAWFTTWFTRARADRSPDVLGVAMEYTYVSSPKKDEQGLQYSGDAAFGPLSDKDPDGRAENSDFYDYLGVPWTFPDKKEKPAAAHIRSLDCSGFLRMVYGYRLGYPLRGTNEAGPGLPRRAYAMASVGPGAQLMPNTGKRARELDRLLPGDLLFFNAGPVQGTHIEHSGMYLGVDDRGHHRFISSRTTANGPTMGDLGGESTLDGTGYWATRFRTARRV, encoded by the coding sequence ATGAACTACCGGACCTACTCCCGGACCCAGGCCGCACTGGTCACCCTCGCCGCGTTCGCCCTGATGACCGGGGCCGGCTTCGTCACCTACCTCGTCGCCCGCCCCTCCACCGACCGGATCGTGCTGTCGCTCGGAGCCGCCGCCGTGCCGCAGAGCGTGGTCCGGGCCGACACCGGGTACAGCTACCGCCGGCTGAGCGCTCCCGACCGGACCCAGATCGTGGACGCCTCGGGGCAGGTACTCGCCACCATGACCGACGGGGCCCGGACGGTGCACCTGCACGGACCGGAGCGCACCTTCGCGGAACCCCGGTTCACCAAGGCCAAGGTGCACACCGACCTGTGGGTGCGGCTCGCCCCGAAGGAGTGGTACGCCGGCGCGGAGCAGGACGCCTGGTTCACCACCTGGTTCACCAGGGCGCGCGCCGACCGCTCTCCGGACGTGCTCGGGGTGGCGATGGAGTACACCTACGTCTCGTCGCCGAAGAAGGACGAGCAGGGCCTGCAGTACTCCGGCGACGCCGCCTTCGGACCCCTCTCCGACAAGGATCCGGACGGCCGGGCGGAGAACTCCGACTTCTACGACTACCTCGGGGTTCCCTGGACCTTCCCCGACAAGAAGGAGAAGCCGGCCGCTGCGCACATCCGTAGCCTCGACTGTTCGGGATTCCTGCGGATGGTCTACGGCTACCGGCTCGGGTACCCGCTGCGCGGGACGAACGAGGCGGGACCCGGGCTGCCCCGCCGGGCGTACGCCATGGCCTCGGTCGGCCCCGGTGCCCAACTGATGCCGAACACCGGCAAACGGGCCCGGGAACTGGACCGGTTGCTCCCCGGGGATCTCCTGTTCTTCAACGCGGGGCCGGTGCAGGGGACGCACATCGAGCACTCCGGCATGTACCTCGGCGTGGACGACCGGGGGCACCACCGGTTCATCTCCAGCCGGACCACCGCCAACGGGCCGACCATGGGCGACCTGGGCGGTGAATCGACGCTCGACGGCACCGGCTACTGGGCGACCCGGTTCCGTACCGCCCGGCGGGTCTGA
- a CDS encoding poly-gamma-glutamate biosynthesis protein PgsC/CapC — protein sequence MTFGGELSAQLATACLGIGLVFALLCYLTTNLSPGGMITPGWIALALIEDPLQAGVIVVMTVVTYGLTLLMQRVVILYGKRLFAAIVLLSVFLQLTLFVIVQKDLPLLFAHQTLGFVAPGLIAYQLVRQPPKATVVATAIVTAITYGVAFSGVVAGLVPVT from the coding sequence GTGACCTTCGGAGGAGAGCTCAGCGCGCAACTCGCCACCGCCTGCCTCGGTATCGGACTGGTATTCGCGCTGCTTTGCTATCTGACCACCAACCTCTCGCCGGGCGGCATGATCACGCCGGGCTGGATCGCGTTGGCGTTGATCGAGGACCCGCTCCAGGCGGGCGTGATCGTGGTGATGACCGTGGTCACATACGGGCTGACGCTGCTGATGCAGCGGGTGGTGATCCTCTACGGCAAGCGGCTCTTCGCCGCGATCGTGCTGCTGAGCGTCTTCCTCCAACTGACGCTCTTCGTGATCGTGCAGAAGGACCTGCCGCTCCTCTTCGCCCACCAGACCCTGGGCTTCGTCGCGCCGGGGCTGATCGCCTACCAACTCGTCCGACAGCCACCGAAGGCAACCGTCGTGGCCACCGCGATCGTCACCGCGATCACCTACGGCGTCGCGTTCAGCGGCGTCGTCGCCGGCCTCGTCCCGGTCACCTGA
- the pgsB gene encoding poly-gamma-glutamate synthase PgsB: MFYLYTVYALCCLSLLVAGVIEQRNHYRNLDRIPHRVLVNGIRGKSSITRLCAGALRGGGKVVVAKTTGTAARFIFPDASEEPVHRKFGIANVVEQIGIVRRAAVYHPDSLVIECMAVMPALQEINQSKLIRSNIGVLCNVREDHLAEMGPTLDDVARSLSRSMPVGGICITAEKDRLAILEQEAAKRDCRLIAVDPETVSDREMAGFGWITFKENVAIALAVAEQLGVDRRSALAGMWAAPPDPGVLSVARVLYEGKRVRFANIFAANDPESTFMNIEQLERQQLIGRPLTMVINCRPDRVERNGQMGALSGRIKPQRIVLIGEMTRSARATVPAELQERVVDLGGKLPPERLLADVMTATAADASIVAVGNIHGQGEVLLHELAALPSWSPQGQAGAESMLRTPTLPRFDHDAETVLLERIRR, encoded by the coding sequence ATGTTCTACCTCTACACCGTCTACGCGCTCTGCTGCCTGTCGTTGCTCGTGGCCGGGGTCATCGAGCAGCGCAACCACTACCGCAACCTCGACCGCATCCCGCACCGGGTGCTGGTGAACGGGATCCGGGGCAAGAGTTCGATCACCCGGCTCTGCGCCGGTGCGCTGCGCGGTGGCGGCAAGGTGGTGGTCGCCAAGACCACGGGCACCGCCGCCCGGTTCATCTTCCCGGACGCCAGCGAGGAGCCGGTGCACCGGAAGTTCGGCATCGCCAACGTGGTCGAGCAGATCGGCATCGTCCGCCGGGCCGCCGTCTACCATCCTGACTCGCTGGTCATCGAGTGCATGGCGGTGATGCCCGCGCTTCAGGAGATCAACCAGAGCAAGCTGATCCGGTCGAACATCGGGGTGCTCTGCAACGTCCGGGAGGACCACCTCGCCGAGATGGGACCGACTCTGGACGACGTGGCCCGGTCGCTCAGCCGGTCGATGCCGGTGGGCGGGATCTGCATCACCGCGGAGAAGGACCGGCTGGCGATCCTCGAACAGGAGGCCGCCAAACGCGACTGCCGGTTGATCGCGGTCGACCCGGAGACGGTCAGCGACCGGGAGATGGCCGGCTTCGGCTGGATCACCTTCAAGGAGAACGTGGCGATCGCGCTCGCCGTGGCCGAGCAGCTCGGGGTCGACCGGCGCAGCGCGCTCGCCGGGATGTGGGCGGCCCCACCGGATCCGGGTGTCCTCTCGGTGGCCCGGGTGCTGTACGAGGGCAAACGGGTCCGCTTCGCCAACATCTTCGCCGCCAACGACCCCGAGTCCACCTTCATGAACATCGAGCAGCTCGAGCGGCAGCAGCTGATCGGCCGGCCGCTCACCATGGTGATCAATTGTCGTCCGGACCGGGTGGAACGCAACGGCCAGATGGGCGCGCTCTCCGGCCGCATCAAGCCGCAGCGCATCGTGCTGATCGGTGAGATGACCCGTAGCGCCCGGGCGACGGTGCCCGCGGAACTCCAGGAACGGGTGGTCGACCTCGGCGGGAAGCTGCCCCCGGAGCGGTTGCTCGCCGACGTGATGACCGCCACCGCAGCGGACGCCTCGATCGTCGCGGTGGGCAACATCCACGGTCAGGGCGAAGTGCTGCTGCACGAACTGGCCGCACTGCCGAGCTGGAGTCCGCAGGGACAGGCCGGGGCCGAATCGATGCTGCGCACGCCGACCCTGCCGAGGTTCGACCACGATGCCGAGACCGTGCTGTTGGAAAGGATCCGTCGGTGA
- a CDS encoding HAMP domain-containing protein, which yields MPGHTPHRRGGGGPDDREQLLLWRRRALEQQLPAATFPAGSGAPSLIYLWASMFVVVAVVLGFALNAQRGVLPAVIDSQRDVVTKLASTISVANRAWSDELDRAVAGRGTVTDAELLTRLVGDGTSVSGAAVVETASRRSLASKGTAVPADLIPAEIPLDSAFGATMPDGPVVLRAYRLDETRTLVALRPLTLRNLRLNPDAGHGVHVLTRDGGTSLMQGANAVGQEHLPVVFEGLAGSTSRQSREVVIEEWPDRRLIVSSAPVGDTGLVVVSLLAAEVTGGASLRTGLLLGLTLLMFAVPSFLLMRMSLVRPIRVLLAQAKADACGGLTPHRRPARIAEAHRIARALALTSGDRPPAARRWRPTVLQGLTVAMVVALLWPAGAVVLALQNPAPTVPTQLVRDQENRAEEAAVALGSALDAGLGTVSRTSRSVDPDDRERTAGALRRELAEAGRLRALYLVDRDGKVMVSAGREPLRTAEPLPGEVGVHLDEAVSRLPVVFAYNLRSDGFAVVGEFDPDRLVGLVRRVDGRVRVVDAELRTILDSEGYRAYQPLGEDLAASAAIEALPGNTVGRSATADGAPALVAASGLTAPTTVAHLEWSVVVEQDIAALRLPEMVERRWTLLVAAAMVGIILLTHMWQLYIYVRPVQRLASFANRMSRGEIDVPVPPQRHDDIGAVAMCLEICRQVRHTGSARFGGAIRMRGSELNRTTVLPRVRRPEPARGKKG from the coding sequence ATGCCTGGGCACACTCCGCACCGGCGCGGTGGTGGCGGACCGGACGACCGGGAGCAGCTCCTGCTCTGGCGGCGTCGGGCCCTGGAACAGCAGCTCCCCGCAGCAACCTTCCCGGCCGGCAGCGGTGCGCCGTCCCTGATCTACCTCTGGGCTTCGATGTTCGTCGTCGTCGCGGTGGTGCTCGGGTTCGCGCTCAACGCCCAGCGGGGCGTCCTGCCCGCGGTGATCGACTCGCAGCGCGACGTGGTCACCAAGTTGGCGTCCACCATCTCGGTGGCCAACCGCGCCTGGTCGGACGAACTGGACCGCGCGGTGGCCGGTCGAGGGACCGTCACCGACGCCGAACTGCTGACCCGGCTGGTCGGCGACGGCACCTCGGTCAGCGGTGCCGCAGTGGTGGAGACGGCATCCCGACGGTCGCTCGCCAGCAAGGGCACCGCCGTCCCCGCCGACCTGATCCCCGCCGAGATCCCGCTCGACTCGGCATTCGGGGCGACCATGCCGGACGGGCCCGTGGTGCTGCGCGCGTACCGGCTGGACGAGACCCGGACGCTGGTGGCGCTGCGACCGCTCACCCTGCGTAACCTGCGGCTGAACCCGGACGCGGGGCACGGGGTCCACGTGCTCACCCGCGACGGCGGGACGAGCCTGATGCAGGGGGCCAACGCGGTGGGGCAGGAGCACCTGCCCGTCGTCTTCGAGGGACTGGCCGGGAGCACCTCGCGGCAGAGCCGGGAGGTGGTGATCGAGGAGTGGCCGGACCGGAGGCTGATCGTGTCGTCCGCACCGGTCGGCGACACCGGCCTGGTCGTGGTCTCGCTACTGGCCGCGGAGGTCACCGGGGGTGCCTCGCTGCGCACCGGGCTGCTGCTGGGGCTCACCCTGCTGATGTTCGCGGTGCCGAGCTTCCTGCTCATGCGGATGTCGCTGGTCCGTCCGATCCGGGTCCTGCTCGCGCAGGCCAAGGCGGACGCCTGTGGCGGCCTCACCCCGCACCGCCGGCCGGCCCGGATCGCCGAGGCCCACCGGATCGCCCGGGCCCTCGCGCTGACCTCGGGAGACCGGCCGCCCGCCGCGCGTCGGTGGCGGCCCACCGTGTTGCAGGGGCTGACCGTCGCGATGGTGGTCGCGCTGCTCTGGCCGGCCGGAGCCGTGGTGCTGGCGCTCCAGAACCCCGCTCCCACGGTTCCGACGCAGCTTGTCCGGGACCAGGAGAACCGGGCGGAGGAAGCGGCCGTCGCGCTGGGCAGCGCCCTCGACGCCGGACTGGGGACGGTGTCCCGGACGTCCCGGTCGGTCGACCCCGACGACCGGGAGCGGACCGCCGGCGCGCTGCGCCGGGAACTCGCCGAGGCGGGTCGACTCCGGGCGCTCTACCTGGTGGACCGGGACGGGAAGGTCATGGTCTCGGCGGGACGGGAACCGCTGCGCACCGCTGAGCCGCTCCCCGGCGAGGTGGGCGTCCACCTCGACGAGGCCGTCTCCCGACTGCCCGTGGTGTTCGCCTACAACCTGCGCTCCGACGGCTTCGCGGTGGTGGGCGAGTTCGACCCGGATCGCCTGGTGGGGCTGGTCCGCCGGGTCGACGGCCGGGTCCGGGTGGTGGACGCCGAACTGCGGACCATCCTCGACTCGGAGGGCTACCGGGCGTATCAGCCGCTCGGGGAGGACCTGGCCGCCTCGGCGGCGATCGAGGCGCTGCCCGGCAACACCGTCGGCCGCTCGGCGACCGCCGACGGGGCACCCGCCCTGGTCGCCGCGTCGGGGCTGACCGCACCGACCACCGTGGCCCACCTGGAGTGGTCGGTGGTCGTGGAGCAGGACATCGCCGCGCTGCGCCTGCCGGAGATGGTGGAACGGCGATGGACGCTGCTGGTGGCCGCCGCGATGGTGGGGATCATCCTGCTCACCCACATGTGGCAGCTCTACATCTACGTCCGGCCGGTACAGCGGCTGGCCTCCTTCGCTAACCGGATGAGCCGGGGCGAGATTGACGTGCCGGTGCCGCCGCAGCGCCACGACGACATCGGCGCGGTGGCGATGTGCCTGGAGATCTGCCGGCAGGTCCGGCACACCGGCTCCGCCCGGTTCGGTGGCGCCATCCGGATGCGCGGCTCGGAGCTGAACCGTACGACGGTCCTGCCCCGGGTCCGGCGGCCGGAGCCCGCCCGGGGGAAGAAGGGCTGA